In Dioscorea cayenensis subsp. rotundata cultivar TDr96_F1 chromosome 11, TDr96_F1_v2_PseudoChromosome.rev07_lg8_w22 25.fasta, whole genome shotgun sequence, a single genomic region encodes these proteins:
- the LOC120271657 gene encoding RING-H2 finger protein ATL74-like, giving the protein MNPYEHNTHRHVSPSQHYHHSFGHHWHTLPLLLSITLTLLFLISISYLIFNSIKQCLIRHQRCRRNTTNHESRDPVCMAQLRAIPVLIYDHSAGETETCAVCLMECVRGEEVRVLPGCKHLFHRACVDEWLVGRSSFCPVCRGRVIERAVEPGSVRALDGNSEITEMESAGAAMNNAIVGQYRSFL; this is encoded by the coding sequence ATGAACCCATACGAACACAACACCCATCGCCATGTTTCACCATCCCAACACTACCACCACTCATTCGGCCATCACTGGCACACCCTCCCATTGCTGCTCagcatcaccctcaccctccTCTTCTTGATCTCCATCTCATACCTCATCTTCAACTCCATCAAGCAATGCCTGATCCGCCACCAACGCTGCCGACGCAACACAACAAACCACGAGTCTCGTGATCCAGTGTGCATGGCCCAACTCAGAGCCATTCCCGTGCTCATCTACGACCATTCGGCGGGTGAAACTGAGACGTGCGCAGTGTGTTTGATGGAGTGCGTGAGAGGAGAAGAGGTGCGAGTGTTGCCGGGATGTAAGCACTTGTTTCACAGGGCGTGCGTGGATGAGTGGTTGGTTGGGAGGTCTTCATTTTGTCCGGTGTGCAGGGGTCGTGTGATTGAGCGCGCGGTGGAGCCCGGGAGTGTGCGCGCGCTTGATGGGAATAGTGAGATCACTGAGATGGAGAGTGCCGGTGCGGCCATGAACAACGCCATTGTTGGTCAGTATCGTTCCTTTCTTTGA